In Deinococcus yavapaiensis KR-236, one genomic interval encodes:
- a CDS encoding hydantoinase/oxoprolinase family protein, which yields MTAEVTLPVRIGIDVGGTFTKGVALDPAGQILAVSHVPTTHRHDLGVAAGVLEALRALLRQLPPHARPMLVAHSTTQATNALLERDTALVGILALGDARDERRVNNVTRPPAGLHARHAFVATNAPDFDLRVQAVLDAWRGQGVGVVAVSQAFGVDDASFEQRARDLARSADYPVTLGSDLSGAYGLEMRTLSATVNASILPTMIRTARHVRNAVHELLPNVPLLIVRGDGGAADLRAFEETPLNTVVSGPAASLGGAILSHGVMDGVFFEVGGTSTNIGVIKDGQPALKYMTVMDVPTGLRAADIRIAGVAGGSLVRLKGRRIEDVGPRSAHIAGLAYASFTPPELLVGASLELIAPAPGDPADYAVLRTSNGARYAITPTCAANALGAIPEGGYAHAQRESARIALALLGKHLGASMEAAAQAVLEASAEKLTQTVHSLTREYGLRGAPIYGGGGAASVLGPVVARRLGASFLPIPHSDVISSIGAALAVIRVERERSVTRQDPTVADLLEREVGDEAVRLGADPASLRVETEYSARESRLRAVATGAHPLSARTRALDADELQQQARQVLGDQTRLVFSGAHHSLFVATRARRVLLRRVEQHAALVLDNRGVRLLRFEDALVLNGTPHDAIRQLTVLLAGRAVAPHVAALTASRLRDYAHLHEPAALLRQMTDNLRLEGQVALIVEQ from the coding sequence TCAATTGCCGCCACACGCGCGGCCGATGCTCGTCGCGCACTCCACCACGCAGGCCACCAACGCCTTGCTGGAAAGAGACACCGCCCTCGTCGGCATCCTCGCCTTGGGCGACGCGCGTGACGAGCGGCGCGTCAACAACGTCACCCGCCCACCGGCGGGCCTCCACGCTCGGCACGCCTTCGTCGCCACGAACGCTCCCGACTTCGACCTTCGCGTCCAAGCGGTCTTGGACGCCTGGCGCGGGCAAGGCGTCGGGGTCGTCGCCGTCTCCCAAGCGTTCGGAGTGGACGACGCGAGCTTCGAGCAGCGGGCGCGCGATCTCGCCCGCTCGGCCGACTACCCCGTGACGCTGGGCAGCGACTTGTCGGGCGCGTACGGCCTCGAGATGCGCACCCTTTCCGCGACCGTCAACGCCAGCATCCTGCCCACCATGATTCGAACCGCGCGTCACGTACGCAACGCCGTGCACGAACTGCTGCCGAACGTTCCGCTGCTGATCGTGCGCGGCGACGGTGGAGCCGCCGACCTCCGGGCGTTCGAGGAGACGCCCCTCAACACCGTCGTGAGCGGCCCCGCCGCCAGCCTCGGCGGCGCGATCCTCTCGCACGGCGTGATGGACGGCGTGTTCTTCGAAGTCGGCGGAACGAGCACCAACATCGGCGTCATCAAGGACGGCCAGCCCGCCTTGAAGTACATGACGGTCATGGACGTTCCCACGGGTCTGCGCGCCGCCGACATCCGCATCGCGGGCGTCGCGGGCGGCAGCCTCGTGCGCCTCAAGGGTCGGCGCATCGAGGACGTCGGGCCGCGCAGCGCGCACATCGCGGGGCTCGCCTACGCGAGCTTCACCCCGCCCGAACTCCTCGTCGGCGCTTCCTTGGAACTCATCGCCCCCGCGCCGGGCGACCCCGCCGATTACGCGGTGCTGCGCACGTCGAACGGGGCGCGCTACGCCATCACGCCGACGTGCGCCGCCAACGCCCTCGGCGCGATTCCCGAAGGCGGCTACGCGCACGCGCAGCGGGAAAGCGCGCGAATCGCGCTCGCCCTGCTCGGAAAGCACCTCGGCGCGAGCATGGAGGCCGCCGCGCAAGCGGTTTTGGAAGCCAGCGCCGAGAAGCTGACGCAGACGGTGCACAGCCTCACTCGCGAGTACGGCCTTCGAGGCGCGCCGATCTACGGGGGTGGCGGCGCGGCGAGCGTCCTCGGCCCGGTCGTCGCTCGGCGTCTCGGCGCGTCCTTCTTGCCGATTCCGCACAGCGACGTCATTTCCAGCATCGGCGCGGCGCTCGCGGTCATTCGCGTGGAGCGCGAACGCAGCGTCACCCGCCAAGACCCCACGGTGGCCGACCTCTTGGAACGCGAAGTCGGAGACGAAGCCGTGCGGCTCGGCGCGGACCCGGCGTCGCTTCGCGTCGAGACGGAGTACAGCGCCCGCGAAAGCCGCCTGCGCGCCGTCGCCACGGGCGCGCACCCCCTCAGCGCGCGCACCCGGGCGCTCGACGCGGACGAGTTGCAGCAGCAAGCTCGGCAAGTGCTGGGCGACCAAACGCGCCTCGTGTTCAGCGGCGCCCACCACAGCCTGTTCGTCGCGACCCGCGCGCGACGCGTGCTTCTACGGCGCGTCGAACAGCACGCCGCGCTCGTCCTCGACAACCGAGGCGTGCGCTTGCTGCGCTTCGAGGACGCTCTCGTCCTGAACGGCACGCCGCACGACGCGATTCGGCAACTCACCGTCCTGCTCGCCGGGCGTGCCGTCGCGCCTCACGTCGCCGCCCTCACCGCTTCGCGCCTGCGTGACTACGCCCACCTGCACGAACCGGCCGCGCTTCTGCGGCAAATGACCGACAATCTTCGCCTCGAAGGCCAAGTGGCCCTCATCGTCGAGCAGTGA